In Gallaecimonas pentaromativorans, the following are encoded in one genomic region:
- the sbcD gene encoding exonuclease subunit SbcD — translation MRILHTSDWHLGQHFMGKTRQAEHGALIAWLLDTVAANQVDVVVIAGDIFDTGTPPSYARELYNSLVLGMKEQGCQLVVLAGNHDSVAVLEESQALLGALGTQVVASVGEDATNQLLTLHGATGEAAATLCAIPFLRPRELLQSEAGQDGQAKLLGMQQAIQAHYQGLYDKAKARGLPVVMTGHLTTVGASASESVREIYVGSLEAFPTNAFPAADYIALGHIHRPQKVGGFEHIRYSGSPIPLSFDEARQQKEMLLVELDGALRSVTPIAVPRFQQLASVRCELEGIRAQVQPLTETLADGERLWLEVVLSSQQYLSDLQARVAEQLDGLPVDLLRLRRERQQQQGIVREHRETLDELNPEEVFARRLANEGLSGELNLALTERYQATLAALREAK, via the coding sequence ATGCGGATCCTTCACACCTCCGACTGGCACTTGGGCCAGCACTTTATGGGTAAAACCCGCCAGGCCGAGCATGGCGCCCTCATCGCATGGCTGCTCGACACCGTTGCCGCCAACCAGGTGGATGTGGTTGTTATTGCGGGCGATATCTTTGATACCGGCACCCCGCCCAGTTATGCAAGAGAACTTTATAACAGCCTGGTGCTGGGGATGAAGGAACAAGGGTGTCAACTCGTTGTTCTGGCGGGTAACCACGACTCGGTGGCGGTGCTGGAAGAATCCCAGGCGCTGCTGGGGGCGCTGGGCACCCAGGTGGTGGCCTCGGTGGGGGAGGACGCTACCAACCAACTGCTTACCCTGCATGGCGCCACCGGCGAGGCAGCGGCCACCCTTTGCGCCATTCCTTTTTTGCGGCCTCGCGAACTGCTGCAAAGCGAAGCGGGGCAAGACGGTCAGGCCAAATTGCTGGGCATGCAGCAGGCCATCCAGGCCCATTACCAGGGGCTTTATGACAAGGCCAAAGCCCGCGGCCTGCCGGTGGTGATGACAGGCCACCTCACCACGGTCGGCGCCAGCGCCTCGGAGTCGGTACGGGAGATTTACGTGGGCAGCCTGGAGGCTTTTCCCACCAATGCCTTCCCGGCCGCCGACTACATTGCCCTTGGCCATATCCACAGGCCCCAGAAGGTGGGCGGCTTTGAGCACATTCGCTACAGCGGCTCGCCCATCCCCTTGAGCTTTGACGAAGCGCGTCAACAAAAAGAAATGCTACTGGTGGAGCTGGACGGCGCCCTGCGCTCTGTTACCCCCATCGCCGTGCCCCGTTTTCAGCAACTGGCCAGCGTACGCTGTGAGCTGGAAGGCATCCGGGCCCAGGTGCAGCCCTTGACTGAGACCCTGGCCGATGGCGAGCGGCTGTGGCTGGAAGTGGTGCTCTCTAGCCAGCAGTATCTTAGTGACCTGCAAGCCCGGGTGGCCGAGCAGCTGGACGGCTTGCCGGTGGATCTGCTGCGCCTTCGCCGCGAGCGCCAACAGCAGCAGGGCATAGTGCGAGAGCACCGCGAAACCCTCGATGAGCTTAACCCCGAAGAAGTCTTTGCCCGGCGTCTGGCCAACGAGGGCCTGAGCGGCGAGCTTAACCTGGCACTGACCGAGCGTTACCAGGCCACCCTGGCCGCCCTTAGGGAGGCCAAATGA
- a CDS encoding bifunctional diguanylate cyclase/phosphodiesterase has protein sequence MLKQLLYLNDEQGDLPISPWRISVLRILTLSGLLLVLGIAVHSSYKAWQLGAYHVLYIVLGFYVVLLGAALFARRRYRLGRMLLALCVVGAGATMQFFIKDFDDAKLGAIFLYSLPIAMLMLWGKKAAVAAMAFNLLPFAYLVYNKPLLHWDTFNIDLPSTPIYLNLLLFIFFNLCLPLALMRMLSALQWTHGRQQDLNRQLQLSMLLYRDLFDNDNHPALIINHGQKVMRQNKALARWLKKHRLSINALLPALSLPPENCKHLPRLLPTGSGQQRLVELTKSRMANPQYHLLLLEDVTEASQLKMQLADERVQNRRLRWHDTSTGMLNEQGVEHWLARKPRAAVAIMQLCNGPGIRFKYGKPVKDQVLNKIAAHVKALLPKGAIAGRIGRCTLVFCHPTMRRDALQAMVQGIEMQLGSTVRLDDGALCETERHWKIASHPGLLPPGHHISSLAVHLYGQLLTAGDVTLLDTNALQRFDSQHQLVEDLRTALASRDQLYLDYQPQCDTEGNIVAAEALLRWRHPKEGNISPAVFIPLAEQSGNIGRLTRWVVTQACAQLKSWQQQGINLRLSVNLSVLDLIDERFTHWLIEHCREQQIDNAMLELEITETALADLRQTSQSLKILSQAGFPLAIDDFGTGHSSLTRLTNLDANIIKIDRDFLRAVPGQARSERMLKAILELCRSTGAEPLVEGVETRQQLDWLLAQGCKFFQGFYLYRPMPPRTLAQLLKAISTA, from the coding sequence ATGCTCAAACAGCTGTTGTACCTCAATGACGAGCAAGGCGACCTGCCCATCAGCCCCTGGCGCATCAGCGTGCTGCGGATCCTGACCCTCTCGGGGCTGCTGTTGGTGCTCGGCATTGCCGTGCACAGTAGCTACAAGGCCTGGCAACTGGGGGCCTACCATGTGCTGTACATCGTGCTGGGCTTCTATGTGGTGCTGTTGGGCGCCGCCCTTTTTGCCCGGCGCCGTTACCGGCTGGGGCGTATGTTGCTGGCCCTATGCGTTGTCGGCGCCGGTGCCACCATGCAGTTTTTCATCAAGGATTTTGACGACGCCAAGCTTGGCGCCATTTTCCTTTACTCGCTGCCCATCGCCATGCTGATGCTGTGGGGCAAGAAGGCGGCGGTAGCTGCCATGGCCTTTAACCTGCTGCCCTTTGCCTATCTGGTGTATAACAAACCGCTGCTGCATTGGGACACCTTTAACATCGACCTGCCCAGCACCCCCATTTACCTCAATCTGCTGCTGTTTATTTTCTTTAACCTTTGCCTGCCCCTGGCCCTGATGCGGATGCTAAGCGCTTTGCAATGGACCCACGGCCGCCAGCAAGACCTTAACCGCCAACTGCAATTGTCGATGCTGCTGTATCGGGATCTGTTTGATAACGACAACCACCCGGCCCTTATCATCAACCACGGCCAAAAAGTGATGCGCCAGAACAAGGCCCTTGCCCGCTGGCTTAAAAAGCATCGCCTGAGCATTAACGCGCTACTGCCGGCACTGTCGTTGCCACCGGAGAACTGCAAACACCTGCCTCGACTGCTGCCCACTGGAAGTGGCCAGCAGCGCTTGGTGGAACTCACTAAAAGCCGCATGGCCAATCCGCAGTATCACCTGCTGCTGCTTGAAGACGTCACCGAAGCCTCGCAGCTGAAAATGCAGTTGGCCGACGAACGGGTACAAAACCGGCGCCTGCGCTGGCATGACACCAGCACCGGAATGCTCAACGAGCAGGGAGTTGAACATTGGCTGGCCCGAAAACCAAGGGCGGCGGTGGCCATCATGCAGCTGTGTAACGGCCCTGGCATCCGCTTCAAGTACGGCAAGCCGGTCAAAGATCAGGTGCTCAACAAGATTGCCGCCCACGTAAAGGCGCTGCTTCCCAAAGGGGCCATTGCCGGGCGCATCGGCCGTTGCACCTTGGTGTTTTGTCATCCAACGATGCGCAGGGATGCTTTGCAAGCCATGGTGCAGGGCATCGAGATGCAGCTAGGCAGCACGGTTCGCCTCGATGACGGCGCCCTTTGTGAAACCGAACGCCACTGGAAGATAGCCTCCCACCCTGGGTTGCTGCCGCCCGGGCATCACATCAGCAGCCTGGCAGTGCACCTGTATGGTCAGCTTCTTACCGCTGGTGACGTGACCTTGTTGGACACCAACGCCCTGCAACGCTTCGACTCCCAGCACCAGTTGGTGGAAGATCTGCGTACCGCCCTTGCCAGCCGCGACCAGCTCTACCTGGATTACCAACCTCAGTGCGATACCGAAGGCAACATCGTGGCCGCCGAAGCGCTGCTGCGCTGGCGCCACCCCAAGGAGGGCAACATCAGCCCGGCGGTCTTTATTCCCCTGGCCGAGCAAAGTGGCAATATCGGCCGCCTGACCCGCTGGGTGGTGACCCAAGCCTGCGCCCAGCTAAAAAGCTGGCAGCAACAAGGCATCAACCTGCGCCTGAGCGTCAACCTCTCGGTGCTGGATTTGATAGACGAGCGTTTCACCCACTGGCTTATCGAGCATTGCCGGGAGCAGCAAATTGATAACGCCATGCTGGAGCTGGAGATCACCGAGACCGCCCTGGCCGACCTTCGCCAGACCAGCCAATCGTTAAAGATACTGAGCCAGGCCGGCTTTCCCCTGGCCATTGACGACTTTGGTACCGGCCACTCGTCGCTAACCCGGCTGACCAACCTCGATGCCAACATCATCAAAATTGACCGCGATTTTCTGCGCGCGGTGCCGGGCCAGGCGCGCAGCGAACGCATGCTCAAAGCCATTCTCGAGCTATGCCGCTCCACCGGCGCGGAGCCCTTGGTAGAAGGGGTGGAAACCCGCCAGCAGTTGGATTGGCTATTAGCCCAAGGCTGCAAATTCTTCCAGGGGTTTTACCTTTACCGGCCCATGCCCCCCCGCACTTTGGCGCAACTATTAAAGGCCATCAGCACCGCCTGA
- a CDS encoding heavy-metal-associated domain-containing protein: MYTFKVRNILGNHCVSRIQQAIMTGDAEAQVRIDRDENRITIISNQSRNQLAQALRGTGFPALP, from the coding sequence TTGTATACCTTCAAAGTTCGCAACATCCTGGGTAACCACTGCGTGTCGCGCATTCAGCAAGCCATCATGACCGGTGATGCCGAAGCACAAGTGCGTATTGATCGCGATGAGAACCGTATTACCATCATCAGCAACCAAAGCCGCAACCAGTTGGCCCAAGCCCTGCGTGGTACCGGTTTTCCTGCTCTGCCCTGA
- a CDS encoding response regulator: MHSLVPSDLSLLLVEPSDTQRKVILRHLAGEGIETVDEASNLAQALTSIRANKPDLVLSALHFTDGTALELVRTMRSEAEIKDTPFVLVSSERRPDELEAFKQCGVAAILPKPFTHAQLGLAINATLDLLSPQELELTHFDTHSLRVLVVDDSRMARRHIQRVLENLGISHITEAVDGEDAIAKLQNQMFDLVVTDYNMPNVNGRELTEHIRQHSDQSHLPVLMVTSEASGAHLANIAQSGVDAICDKPFEPAEVRAMLYRLLEQ; this comes from the coding sequence ATGCATTCGCTGGTACCCAGTGACCTGTCCCTGCTGCTGGTCGAGCCCTCAGACACCCAACGCAAAGTGATACTGCGCCACCTGGCGGGTGAAGGCATCGAGACCGTCGATGAAGCCAGCAACCTGGCTCAGGCACTGACAAGCATTCGCGCCAACAAGCCAGATTTGGTGCTAAGCGCCCTGCACTTCACCGATGGCACGGCACTTGAACTGGTACGCACGATGCGCAGCGAAGCCGAGATCAAGGACACGCCTTTTGTGCTGGTGTCCAGCGAGCGCCGCCCCGACGAATTGGAAGCCTTCAAGCAGTGCGGAGTGGCGGCCATCCTGCCCAAGCCTTTTACCCATGCGCAGCTCGGGCTCGCCATTAACGCCACATTGGACCTGCTCTCTCCTCAAGAGTTGGAGCTGACCCACTTTGATACCCATTCACTGCGAGTATTGGTGGTAGACGACAGCCGCATGGCCCGGCGCCATATTCAGCGGGTGCTGGAAAACCTGGGTATCAGCCACATCACCGAAGCGGTGGACGGTGAAGACGCCATTGCCAAGCTGCAAAACCAGATGTTCGATTTGGTGGTCACCGACTACAACATGCCCAACGTTAACGGCCGTGAGCTGACCGAACACATTCGCCAGCATTCCGATCAGTCCCACCTGCCGGTGCTGATGGTAACCAGCGAAGCCAGCGGTGCTCACCTGGCCAACATTGCGCAGTCAGGGGTAGATGCCATCTGCGACAAACCCTTTGAACCTGCCGAAGTGCGAGCCATGCTCTACCGACTGTTGGAGCAGTAA
- a CDS encoding DMT family transporter, with protein MLFESLALAAACCWAVASLFSASAARHLGAFAFSRWRMACVSLMLWSVSLVSGGWQSLNSGSIEVMALSGLVGIFIGDTALFAAMNCLGPRRAVVLFACHSLFSVLLGYLVLGETLKGLTLVGCMLVASGVMGAVLFGRREGENHHWEQDNGKLAVGVALGLLSALCQASATLMVKPVMAGDIDAVSASAVRMSTALGLHLLLLWSGAAIAKARLPINWAVLGKVAINGFLSMGVGMTLILYALRYGEVGLVAMLSSVSPVLILPLLWLVQKRAPAKGAWLGAMVTVIGTMLIVSR; from the coding sequence TTGCTGTTTGAATCCCTTGCCCTGGCGGCGGCCTGCTGCTGGGCTGTTGCCAGTCTCTTTTCTGCGTCCGCCGCCCGTCACTTAGGGGCCTTTGCCTTTTCGCGCTGGCGCATGGCTTGTGTCAGTTTGATGCTGTGGTCGGTGTCGCTGGTAAGTGGCGGCTGGCAGAGCCTTAATAGCGGCAGTATTGAGGTGATGGCGCTGTCAGGGCTGGTGGGAATTTTTATCGGTGACACCGCCCTTTTTGCCGCCATGAATTGCCTGGGGCCGCGCCGGGCGGTGGTACTTTTTGCCTGCCATTCGCTGTTTTCGGTGCTGCTGGGGTACCTGGTGCTGGGAGAAACCCTCAAGGGCCTGACGCTGGTGGGATGCATGTTGGTGGCCAGCGGCGTTATGGGGGCGGTGCTGTTTGGCCGCCGCGAAGGGGAGAACCACCACTGGGAGCAAGACAACGGCAAGCTGGCAGTAGGGGTGGCCCTTGGGCTGCTTTCTGCCCTTTGCCAAGCCAGCGCCACCTTGATGGTCAAACCGGTGATGGCCGGGGATATTGATGCGGTGTCGGCCTCGGCGGTACGCATGAGCACCGCCCTTGGCCTGCATCTGTTGCTGCTTTGGAGCGGCGCCGCCATCGCCAAAGCCAGGCTACCCATCAATTGGGCGGTGCTGGGCAAGGTGGCCATCAACGGCTTTTTGTCCATGGGGGTGGGCATGACCCTCATCCTGTACGCCCTTCGCTACGGCGAAGTGGGGCTGGTAGCGATGCTGAGCTCGGTAAGCCCGGTGCTTATTCTGCCGCTTTTGTGGCTGGTGCAAAAAAGGGCGCCGGCTAAAGGCGCCTGGCTGGGGGCCATGGTGACGGTGATAGGCACCATGCTTATCGTTAGCCGCTAA